In a single window of the Penaeus chinensis breed Huanghai No. 1 chromosome 4, ASM1920278v2, whole genome shotgun sequence genome:
- the LOC125024999 gene encoding uncharacterized protein LOC125024999 isoform X1: protein MMIRIIRKEEERSTTVFSENINNLSYFPSFQILLLVIVEVAMLAHCLCLLTLAQPAMRKRKYCYHTALAVSDFLQMTFLIFTVVYEKNRDDMGPLTVTMEFFSLNGSYAVFLLALDTYIAVVHPSAFLSTQTNKMYMLRSLGVLPLVLLAYSFSHVDQLVYLSYVMPLLVIPYLCFATARRLRELSLNFARQYSRRHLENIKLLLMMVFIFYLEFVPSLVMRAVSRKENWFHLANSFVNLLGNVDTLFLYYVYKSEFRSTFLGMFGVSRALSGPASTAPSDAADVDLQNCSAFSAAEGQPSIPHEGHVRDAVQDGGPPVEVSQAA, encoded by the exons atgatgattagaataataaggaaagaagaagaacgtTCCACAACTGTGTtcagtgaaaatataaataacttgtcATATTTCCCTTCATTTCAGATCCTTCTGCTCGTGATAGTGGAGGTTGCTATGCTCGCCCACTGCCTCTGTCTCCTTACCCTAGCCCAGCCTGccatgaggaaaaggaaatattg CTACCACACAGCACTGGCAGTGTCTGATTTCCTGCAGATGACGTTCCTGATTTTCACTGTGGTTTATGAAAAGAATCGTGACGATATGGGACCTCTCACGGTTACGATGGAATTCTTCTCGCTAAATGGATCATATGCGGTCTTTCTGCTCGCCCTCGACACGTATATCGCCGTAGTCCATCCATCGGCTTTCCTGTCCACGCAGACGAACAAAATGTACATGCTCCGGAGTCTAGGTGTTTTGCCTTTGGTTCTCCTCGCCTACAGCTTTAGCCATGTTGACCAGTTAGTATATCTTTCTTACGTGATGCCCCTTTTGGTTATCCCTTATCTCTGCTTTGCAACGGCCAGGAGGCTTCGGGAACTTAGTTTGAACTTCGCGCGCCAATATTCTCGAAGACACTTGGAAAATATAAAGTTACTCCTCATGATggttttcatattttatcttgAGTTTGTGCCGAGTCTCGTGATGAGAGCTGTATCCCGTAAAGAAAATTGGTTTCATTTGGCGAATAGCTTCGTGAACCTCCTGGGGAATGTCGATACTCTCTTTCTGTACTACGTGTACAAAAGTGAGTTCCGGTCAACTTTTCTTGGCATGTTCGGAGTTTCTAGAGCCCTTTCCGGCCCAGCCTCTACAGCCCCGTCCGACGCCGCCGACGTGGACCTTCAGAACTGCAGCGCGTTCAGTGCCGCAGAAGGCCAGCCTTCGATCCCACACGAAGGGCACGTCAGAGATGCAGTGCAGGACGGTGGCCCTCCAGTCGAGGTATCTCAAGCTGCCTGA
- the LOC125024999 gene encoding uncharacterized protein LOC125024999 isoform X2: MLTSYILLLVIVEVAMLAHCLCLLTLAQPAMRKRKYCYHTALAVSDFLQMTFLIFTVVYEKNRDDMGPLTVTMEFFSLNGSYAVFLLALDTYIAVVHPSAFLSTQTNKMYMLRSLGVLPLVLLAYSFSHVDQLVYLSYVMPLLVIPYLCFATARRLRELSLNFARQYSRRHLENIKLLLMMVFIFYLEFVPSLVMRAVSRKENWFHLANSFVNLLGNVDTLFLYYVYKSEFRSTFLGMFGVSRALSGPASTAPSDAADVDLQNCSAFSAAEGQPSIPHEGHVRDAVQDGGPPVEVSQAA, encoded by the exons ATGTTAACTAGCTAT ATCCTTCTGCTCGTGATAGTGGAGGTTGCTATGCTCGCCCACTGCCTCTGTCTCCTTACCCTAGCCCAGCCTGccatgaggaaaaggaaatattg CTACCACACAGCACTGGCAGTGTCTGATTTCCTGCAGATGACGTTCCTGATTTTCACTGTGGTTTATGAAAAGAATCGTGACGATATGGGACCTCTCACGGTTACGATGGAATTCTTCTCGCTAAATGGATCATATGCGGTCTTTCTGCTCGCCCTCGACACGTATATCGCCGTAGTCCATCCATCGGCTTTCCTGTCCACGCAGACGAACAAAATGTACATGCTCCGGAGTCTAGGTGTTTTGCCTTTGGTTCTCCTCGCCTACAGCTTTAGCCATGTTGACCAGTTAGTATATCTTTCTTACGTGATGCCCCTTTTGGTTATCCCTTATCTCTGCTTTGCAACGGCCAGGAGGCTTCGGGAACTTAGTTTGAACTTCGCGCGCCAATATTCTCGAAGACACTTGGAAAATATAAAGTTACTCCTCATGATggttttcatattttatcttgAGTTTGTGCCGAGTCTCGTGATGAGAGCTGTATCCCGTAAAGAAAATTGGTTTCATTTGGCGAATAGCTTCGTGAACCTCCTGGGGAATGTCGATACTCTCTTTCTGTACTACGTGTACAAAAGTGAGTTCCGGTCAACTTTTCTTGGCATGTTCGGAGTTTCTAGAGCCCTTTCCGGCCCAGCCTCTACAGCCCCGTCCGACGCCGCCGACGTGGACCTTCAGAACTGCAGCGCGTTCAGTGCCGCAGAAGGCCAGCCTTCGATCCCACACGAAGGGCACGTCAGAGATGCAGTGCAGGACGGTGGCCCTCCAGTCGAGGTATCTCAAGCTGCCTGA